The segment CTCGACGAGGACTTCGTAAACTTTGCCGTCAACGGTGACTCGGAGTTTCTTCATGGTAATGGGTCACATCGGGATGTTGCCGTGCTTTTTCGGCGGTCTTGTCTCGCGCTTGGAAAGCGTGTTGCGCAGCGCCATCGCCACCGCGGCGCGGGTGTGCGCAGGACGGATGACGTCGGTGATCTGCGCGTTGGCCGCAGCCTGGTAGGGGGAGGCGAATTCCTCGCGGTATTTTTTCACGAACGTGGTTTCCGCCTTTTTCGGATCCTTGGCTTCCTTGATCTCGCGGCGGAAAACAATTTTGACCGCGCCCTCCGCGCCCATGACGGCGATTTCGGCCGTCGGCCACGCGAACACGAGATCGGCCCCGAGGTCGCGGCTGCACATCGCGAGGTAAGCGCCGCCGTAGGCTTTGCGCAGGATGACGGTGATTTTGGGCACGGTCGCCGCGGCGTAGGCGAAAAGCATTTTGGCCCCGTGGCGGATGATGCCGCCGCGCTCCTGCGCGACACCGGGCATGAAACCCGGAACATCGACCAGCGTGACGATCGGGATGTTGTAAAGGTTGCAGAAGCGGATGAAGCGCGCGGCTTTGTCCGAGCTGTCGATGTCGAGCGTGCCCGAGCGCACCATCGGCTGGTTGGCCACGATGCCGACCACGATGCCTTGGATGCGCGCGAAACCGACGACGATGCTTTTCGCCCATTCCTGGTGGACTTGGAGAAAGTCCGCATCATCCACGAGCGCGTTGATGATATCGAGGATGTCGAAAGGTTTTTTCGGATCGTCGGGGATGATCTCGTCGAAAGCCGGCACGTCCGAGAGGTCGAGTTCCGGAGTCGGTCGGTGCGGGGGATCGACGAGGTTGTTGGCGGGCAGGAACGACAGGAGTTTGCGCACCAGCTCGATGGCGTGCTCATCGTCGTTCGCAACGAAATGGACGTTGCCGCTCACCGTGGCGTGGGCCGCGGCGCTGCCGATCTCTTCCATCGTGGTGACCTGTCCGGTTGCCGCTTTGATCACCTCCGGTCCGCAGATGAACATGTTCGCGCTGGACTTGGTCATGATCAGGAAGTCCATCAACGCGGGCGAGTAAGCCGCGCCGCCCGCGCAGGGACCGCAGATCACGGCGATCTGCGGCACGACACCCGACAACAGGACGTTGCGGAAAAAGACCTGTCCGTAGCCGGAGAGCGAGAGCACGCCCTCCTGGATGCGCGCGCCGCCGGAGTCGTTGAACGCCACGATGGGCACGCCGGCCCGCA is part of the Chthoniobacterales bacterium genome and harbors:
- a CDS encoding acyl-CoA carboxylase subunit beta, which produces MPIDPKLLDQLDEKRANILVSGAPDKVEQRHEKGLLTARERVDSLFQPGSFQEFGMFAEHQCTNFGMADKNLPADGVVTGVGLLDGRPVAACSQDFLVAGGSLGRVHAQKICDLMDYAMRAGVPIVAFNDSGGARIQEGVLSLSGYGQVFFRNVLLSGVVPQIAVICGPCAGGAAYSPALMDFLIMTKSSANMFICGPEVIKAATGQVTTMEEIGSAAAHATVSGNVHFVANDDEHAIELVRKLLSFLPANNLVDPPHRPTPELDLSDVPAFDEIIPDDPKKPFDILDIINALVDDADFLQVHQEWAKSIVVGFARIQGIVVGIVANQPMVRSGTLDIDSSDKAARFIRFCNLYNIPIVTLVDVPGFMPGVAQERGGIIRHGAKMLFAYAAATVPKITVILRKAYGGAYLAMCSRDLGADLVFAWPTAEIAVMGAEGAVKIVFRREIKEAKDPKKAETTFVKKYREEFASPYQAAANAQITDVIRPAHTRAAVAMALRNTLSKRETRPPKKHGNIPM